The Saccharomycodes ludwigii strain NBRC 1722 chromosome II, whole genome shotgun sequence genome window below encodes:
- the RAD53 gene encoding serine/threonine/tyrosine protein kinase RAD53 (similar to Saccharomyces cerevisiae YPL153C | RAD53 | RADiation sensitive) encodes MDAITQPTQQSTQATQKYIIDKFSQEKIADDIVCRLISTTGELPIKDLRADLQEVLKTKKSIKKEWICGRNANSCDFYLGDHRATLSNKHFIIWLGEDGNLLLKDISTNGTWINGIRMHKNQNYTLSQGDEISVGVNKAEDTLSFIVFIHEAYKKQLKRMELELLRNKNKINNNINTNTNNIATTTTTTTTTSTTPTAITNNNTTNDNNTKDIYHNYTNNSDNIKDIKKRNNSKPNTVYNNHLAIDEQLCGINKDFSIQDEVVGQGAFATVKKAIDRSTGKTYAVKIINKKKMATTELEGAARELDILQRLEHPRVVSLKAFYEDSNNYYLVMEFVSGGDLMDFVAAHGPINEDASREIIKQILEAIDYIHSKGISHRDLKPDNVLIEQDSPVLVKLTDFGLAKVQGNGTFMKTFCGTLAYIAPEVISEHQKSQKRRKNKLRLTNLHKLNAQKPGHNGGTHVADDENENEDKDEDEDEDEDEIKYSSLVDMWSMGCLAYVILTGHLPFSGASQKELFLQIKKGTYHGGPLKGSGVSEEAIDFINNLLQVDPEKRYTAKKALNHPWIKAAYKYYQESMSSGSLGSLASIISLSQSQYHNNAINEASEENIFKKEDEICLENEEDKFKVPNFLPKRFMQPQILTSNAIEHANNKNGDAFNPERDTGTNNGKRKYDDMKQEEEIYNNDNNNSNRANTTTTANINSICANATAINGKRIIINSLIGEGRFLTLSSTVESIYNADLAIPQGISKGVFIGRDPAACDFFIKEYRLSKVHCMIFKRRHVIERHLLESNITNASTNTTTVITNSQNVTEKLVSESPAQGLEDIWFYSYGQNPCYVNDTIIKAGFKTKIYHGDIIKLFSDNSNGKGSPPMFIGFRVDINDDTGLFNKGLRHDVYNYNDVIVEEQNDVERKVPKKLLTEIKRRNINNCTHNASNKQKIKKVSGVLSQLKMKE; translated from the exons ATGGATGCAATTACCCAACCAACACAACAATCCACTCAGGCTACGCAGAAATACATCATTGATAAATTTAGTCAAGAAAAGATAGCTGACGACATAGTATGCAGATTAATAAGCACCACTGGAGAATTGCCAATAAAAGATCTTCGAGCAGATCTTCAAGAGGTCCTTAAAAcgaaaaaatcaattaagAAAGAGTGGATTTGCGGTAGAAACGCAAATAGCTGTGATTTTTATCTAGGTGATCATAGAGCTACCTtatcaaataaacattttataatatGGTTAGGTGAGGATGGtaatttacttttaaaagatataaGTACAAATGGAACATGGATTAATGGAATCCGCATGCATAAGAATCAAAACTACACTTTATCTCAAGGTGATGAAATATCTGTTGGTGTGAATAAAGCGGAGGATACGTTAAGCtttattgtatttataCATGAAgcatataaaaaacaactAAAAAGGATGGAATTGGAACTTCtaagaaacaaaaataaaataaacaacaatattaataccaatactaataatattgctactactaccaccaccaccactaCTACTAGTACAACTCCCACCGctattactaataataatactaccaATGATAACAATACCAAAGACATATACCATAATTATACAAATAACAGCGATAATATTAAGGATATTAAAAAGCGAAATAATAGTAAACCAAATACAGTTTATAACAACCACCTAGCTATAGATGAACAACTTTGTGGAATCAATAAAGATTTTTCTATACAGGATGAAGTTGTAGGACAAGGTGCGTTTGCTACTGTTAAAAAAGCAATTGATAGGTCCACGGGGAAAACATATGCagttaaaattataaataagaaaaaaatggcaaCTACTGAACTCGAAGGTGCTGCTAGGGAATtagatattttacaaaGATTGGAGCATCCGAGAGTGGTTAGTTTAAAGGCATTCTATGAAGACtctaataattattacttGGTAATGGAATTTGTGTCTGGCGGTGATTTAATGGATTTTGTAGCTGCACATGGACCAATCAATGAAGATGCATCaagagaaataataaaacagatATTAGAAGCTATCGATTATATCCATTCAAAAGGTATCAGTCATAGAGATTTAAAACCAGATAATGTTTTGATTGAACAGGATAGTCCTGTCCTAGTAAAATTAACTGATTTCGGATTAGCTAAGGTGCAAGGAAATGGGACTTTTATGAAAACTTTTTGTGGTACTTTGGCTTATATTGCTCCCGAGGTTATAAGCGAACATCAAAAATcacaaaaaagaaggaagaATAAACTGAGATTAACAAACCTCCATAAATTAAATGCACAAAAACCAGGACACAATGGGGGCACACACGTTgctgatgatgaaaatgaaaatgaggATAAGGATGAGGATGAGGATGAGGATGAGGacgaaataaaatattcatcATTAGTTGATATGTGGTCTATGGGATGTTTAGCATACGTGATATTAACTGGCCACTTACCATTCAGTGGCGCCTCTCAAAAAGAATTGTTTCTTCAAATTAAGAAAGGGACATATCATGGCGGTCCACTAAAAGGATCCGGTGTTTCAGAAGAAGCAATTGATTTTATAAACAATTTACTACAAGTTGACCCAGAAAAGAGATATACAGCTAAAAAAGCATTAAACCACCCATGGATTAAAGCTGCTTATAAGTATTATCAAGAATCTATGTCCTCAGGGTCCTTAGGCAGCCTGGCTTCAATAATTTCTCTATCTCAATCGCAATATCACAATAATGCGATTAATG aagcatcagaagaaaatatttttaaaaaggagGATGAAATATGCTTGGAAAATGAGGAagataaatttaaagtGCCCAATTTTTTACCTAAGAGATTTATGCAACCTCAAATATTAACGAGCAATGCTATAGAAcatgctaataataaaaatggtgaTGCTTTCAATCCGGAAAGGGATACTGGTACCAATAATGGTAAAAGGAAATACGATGATATGAAACAAGAAGAGGAAATATAcaataatgacaataataacagcaaCAGAGCcaatactactactactgctaatattaatagtatATGTGCTAACGCAACAGCAATTAATGGTAAAcgtattattataaattctTTAATAGGAGAGGGCAGATTTTTGACACTTTCCTCTACAGTAGAAAGTATATACAATGCGGATTTAGCTATCCCTCAGGGAATTAGCAAAGGTGTTTTTATTGGCCGTGATCCAGCAGCAtgtgatttttttattaaagaataTAGGCTATCTAAGGTGCATTGTATGATATTTAAAAGGAGACATGTTATTGAAAGACACTTATTAGAATCTAATATAACCAATGCTAGTACGAATACTACTACTGTTATTACTAATAGTCAAAATGTAACGGAAAAACTAGTTAGCGAATCACCAGCTCAGGGTTTAGAAGATATCTGGTTTTATTCATATGGCCAAAACCCATGCTATGTTAACGACACAATAATCAAAGCTggatttaaaacaaaaatttatcatGGCGATATTATAAAGCTATTTTCAGATAATAGTAACGGTAAGGGTAGTCCTCCCATGTTTATTGGTTTCCGTGTAGATATAAACGACGACACGGggttatttaataaaggaTTGAGGCATGACGTATATAACTATAACGATGTGATCGTGGAGGAACAAAACGATGTGGAACGTAAAGTTCCCAAGAAATTATTAACTGAGATTAAGAGGcgaaatattaataattgtaCTCATAATGCCAGTAATAAGcaaaagataaagaaagTTTCTGGTGTGTTAAGCCAATTAAAGATGAAAGAATGA
- the PEP4 gene encoding proteinase A (similar to Saccharomyces cerevisiae YPL154C | PEP4 | carboxyPEPtidase Y-deficient), with amino-acid sequence MKLQSLFSLAALLVAATSNVAECKVHKAKMYKEKNEETLKAIEFQDYVASMEYSYISRFQQTFPHLFKDKENAGGDRNKGYFSSKKGHDIPLTNYMNAQYYTDISIGTPAQNFKVILDTGSSNLWVPSAECGSLACFLHTRYDHDESTSYRENGTDFSIRYGSGSLEGYISQDLLIIGDDLVIPKQDFAEATSEPGLAFAFGKFDGILGLAYDSISVNHVVPPVYNALNNNLLDEPRFSFYLADADSESASGGEATFGGIDHTRYTGDITWLPVRRKAYWEVRFDGIGLGDEYAELEGHGAAIDTGTSLIALPSGLAEILNAEIGAKKDWSGQYKIDCDTRDSLPDLTFTFVGKNFTLSAYDYTLEVSGSCISAFTPLDMPDPIGPLAIIGDSFLRKYYSIYDLGNDAVGLAEAVRA; translated from the coding sequence ATGAAATTACAATCTCTGTTCTCATTGGCCGCTCTATTGGTTGCTGCTACATCAAATGTTGCTGAATGTAAAGTCCACAAAGCCAAAATGtacaaggaaaaaaatgaagaaactTTAAAGGCAATTGAGTTTCAAGACTATGTGGCTTCCATGGAATACAGTTATATTTCTAGGTTCCAACAAACTTTCCCTCATTTATTCAAGGATAAGGAGAATGCCGGTGGAGACAGAAATAAAGGGTATTTCTCTTCAAAGAAGGGTCATGATATTCCATTGACAAATTATATGAATGCCCAATATTATACTGATATCTCTATTGGTACTCCAGCCCAAAATTTTAAGGTGATCTTAGATACTGGTTCTTCTAACTTGTGGGTTCCTAGTGCGGAATGCGGTTCTTTGGCTTGCTTTTTGCATACCAGATACGACCATGATGAATCTACTAGTTACAGGGAAAATGGCACCGACTTTTCCATTAGATACGGTTCTGGTTCTTTGGAAGGCTATATATCCCAAGATCTTTTGATAATTGGCGATGATTTAGTTATCCCCAAGCAAGATTTTGCAGAAGCTACTAGTGAACCGGGCTTAGCCTTTGCCTTTGGTAAATTCGATGGTATTTTGGGGTTGGCCTATGATTCCATTTCTGTTAACCATGTTGTTCCTCCAGTGTATAATGCTCTTAACAACAATTTGTTAGATGAGCCaagattttctttttacttAGCCGATGCTGACAGTGAAAGTGCTAGTGGAGGTGAAGCCACCTTTGGTGGTATTGATCATACCAGATATACTGGAGATATTACTTGGTTACCTGTTCGTCGTAAGGCTTATTGGGAAGTTAGATTTGATGGTATTGGTTTGGGTGATGAGTATGCTGAATTGGAAGGCCATGGTGCCGCCATTGATACCGGTACATCTTTGATTGCTTTGCCAAGTGGACTAGCTGAAATTTTGAATGCTGAGATTGGTGCTAAGAAAGACTGGAGTGGCCAATATAAGATTGATTGTGATACTAGAGATAGCTTGCCTGATCTTACCTTTACTTTTGTTGGTAAGAATTTCACTTTGAGCGCTTATGACTATACGTTAGAAGTATCTGGTTCTTGTATCTCTGCCTTTACTCCATTGGACATGCCAGATCCAATTGGTCCTTTAGCCATTATCGGAGATTCATTTTTGAGAAAATACTATTCTATTTATGATTTGGGTAACGATGCTGTTGGTTTGGCTGAAGCTGTTAGAGCTtag